A genome region from Triticum aestivum cultivar Chinese Spring chromosome 2B, IWGSC CS RefSeq v2.1, whole genome shotgun sequence includes the following:
- the LOC123038952 gene encoding uncharacterized protein — protein sequence MTSEEILRFKTAFAFSVVTKFFAPQSLNNFISTRYMKAVFDIENIHAYNWAQFVADELRLAAASLQLKLSRGKNIGYINGCMLIPQIHYLDSLDFGKDSPPDHILPRFAAYNDAMVQEDLFTYTNSISAADQLRKIWLHISDPVPRFLKLQQIQEALAFDAEMQDDAFNVAVQALFEDEVHRFGGTDFLGWRHFLNQDFAMHATAGGADWNPEDHVYLFNDIHIPYDVSKSRLIYIPLHQPFHFSVYAFDMENEKIQIMDPLRDTSKGGQDIEARHSKTKDHIAKALQDCMVISFPDWKRNISSWQHEFPTNIPATANRLCMFLVHTRTSTTLNMHS from the exons ATGACAAGTGAAGAAATCCTGCGATTCAAGACCGCGTTTGCATTTTCTGTTGTTACCAAATTCTTCGCTCCACAATCCCTGAACAACTTCATATCAACACGATATATGAAAGCAGTGTTTGATATAGAGAACATTCATGCCTACAACTGGGCACAATTTGTTGCCGACGAGCTCAGACTAGCAGCAGCATCTCTGCAGTTGAAGCTTTCCCGTGGAAAGAACATTGGATACATCAATGGATGCATGTTAATCCCTCAG ATTCACTACCTAGACAGCTTGGACTTTGGCAAGGATTCTCCTCCTGACCACATTCTTCCCCGGTTTGCTGCATACAACGACGCCATG GTACAAGAAGATTTATTCACATATACAAACTCAATTTCTGCTGCCGACCAACTGAG AAAAATTTGGCTACACATATCTGATCCAGTCCCAAGGTTTCTAAAATTGCAACAGATACAAGAAGCCCTCGCATTTGACGCTGAAATGCAAGATGATGCATTCAATGTTGCTGTCCAAGCACTATTCGAGGATGAGGTGCACAGGTTCGGGGGAACAGATTTCCTAGGCTGGAGGCACTTCTTGAATCAAGATTTCGCG ATGCACGCAACCGCTGGTGGCGCAGACTGGAACCCCGAGGATCATGTCTACTTATTCAACGACATTCACATACCATACGACGTCTCAAAAAGCCGTCTG ATATATATCCCTCTCCACCAACCGTTTCATTTCTCAGTCTACGCATTTGATATGGAGAACGAGAAGATTCAGATCATGGACCCCTTAAGAGATACAAGCAAAGGAGGGCAGGACATTGAAGCTAGGCACTCTAAGACTAAAGATCATATTGCGAAAGCATTGCAGGATTGCATGGTCATCTCTTTTCCAGACTGGAAACGCAATATTTCTAGCTGGCAGCATGAGTTCCCAACAAATATTCCAGCAACTGCTAATAGGTTATGCATGTTTTTAGTACACACACGTACGAGCACCACTTTAAATATGCATTCCTAA